From Streptomyces sp. TLI_105, one genomic window encodes:
- the abc-f gene encoding ribosomal protection-like ABC-F family protein → MSDAAIVCSNLSFAWPDDTPVIDDLSFSVPPGRTGLVAPNGSGKSTLLKLIAGELRPTTGTVSVDGTLGHLPQSLPLTGNLTVAEVLGIAEVIRALDAVESGDVAEEHFTTIGDDWDIEERTRAQLDRLGLADLALNRSLSTLSGGQVVSLGLAAQLLRRPDVLLLDEPTNNLDLQARHKLYDVLSDFNGCLLLVSHDRALLDRMERIAELGSDELRLYGGDFTAYEEAVRAEQEVAEKNVRNAEQELKREKREMQQARERADRRASNAAKNLKNAGLPRIFAGTMKRGAQEAAGRAGQMHASRVGEAKARLDEAGRALREEQRLTLELPDTRVPAGRNLFLGEGMQVRLGEEDVFAPGGVDLTVRGPERIALTGPNGAGKTTLMRLITGDLAPDSGEIKRNDGRIAYLSQRLDLLDPDRTVAENFAAFAPARPEAERMNLLARFLFRGPRAHLPVGVLSGGERLRATLACVLCADPAPQLLLLDEPTNNLDLVSAGQLESALNSYQGAFLVVSHDERFLTGIGVDRWLRLADGALKETGAPEA, encoded by the coding sequence ATGTCCGACGCCGCCATCGTCTGCTCGAACCTCTCCTTCGCCTGGCCCGACGACACCCCCGTCATCGATGACCTGTCCTTCAGCGTGCCTCCCGGCCGTACGGGCCTGGTCGCCCCCAACGGCTCCGGCAAGTCCACCCTGCTCAAGCTGATCGCGGGTGAACTCAGGCCGACCACCGGCACGGTGTCCGTCGACGGCACCCTCGGCCACCTCCCGCAGAGCCTGCCCCTGACCGGGAACCTCACGGTCGCCGAGGTGCTCGGCATCGCCGAGGTGATCCGCGCCCTGGACGCCGTCGAGTCCGGCGACGTCGCCGAGGAGCACTTCACCACCATCGGCGACGACTGGGACATCGAGGAGCGCACCCGTGCCCAGCTCGACCGCCTGGGCCTGGCCGACCTCGCCCTGAACCGCAGTCTGAGCACGCTCAGCGGCGGCCAGGTGGTCTCCCTCGGCCTCGCCGCCCAGCTGCTCAGGCGCCCGGACGTGCTGCTGCTCGACGAGCCCACCAACAACCTCGACCTTCAGGCCCGCCACAAGCTCTACGACGTGCTGTCGGACTTCAACGGCTGCCTGCTCCTGGTCAGCCACGACCGCGCGCTGCTCGACCGCATGGAACGCATCGCCGAACTCGGCAGCGACGAACTGCGCCTGTACGGCGGCGACTTCACCGCGTACGAGGAAGCCGTCCGCGCCGAGCAGGAGGTCGCCGAGAAGAACGTGCGCAATGCCGAGCAGGAGCTCAAGCGGGAGAAGCGGGAGATGCAGCAGGCCCGCGAGCGCGCGGACCGCCGGGCGAGCAACGCCGCCAAGAACCTCAAGAACGCCGGCCTGCCGCGCATCTTCGCCGGCACCATGAAGCGGGGCGCGCAGGAGGCCGCGGGCCGGGCCGGGCAGATGCACGCCTCCCGGGTCGGCGAGGCCAAGGCGCGCCTGGACGAGGCCGGGCGCGCGCTGCGCGAGGAACAGCGCCTCACCCTGGAACTGCCCGACACCCGGGTGCCCGCCGGCCGCAACCTGTTCCTCGGCGAGGGCATGCAGGTGCGTCTGGGCGAGGAGGACGTGTTCGCGCCGGGTGGTGTCGACCTGACCGTCCGGGGCCCGGAACGCATCGCGCTGACCGGGCCCAACGGCGCGGGGAAGACCACCCTGATGCGCCTGATCACCGGCGACCTCGCCCCGGACAGCGGGGAGATCAAGCGCAACGACGGCCGGATCGCCTATCTGTCGCAGCGCCTGGACCTGCTGGACCCGGATCGCACGGTGGCGGAGAACTTCGCCGCCTTCGCCCCCGCGCGGCCGGAGGCGGAGCGGATGAACCTGCTCGCCCGCTTCCTCTTCCGGGGCCCCCGGGCCCACCTGCCGGTCGGGGTCCTCTCGGGCGGCGAGCGGCTGCGCGCCACCCTGGCCTGCGTACTGTGCGCCGACCCGGCCCCCCAGCTGCTGCTGCTCGACGAACCGACGAACAACCTCGACCTGGTCAGCGCGGGCCAGCTGGAAAGCGCGCTCAACTCCTATCAGGGAGCGTTCCTGGTGGTCAGTCACGACGAGAGGTTCCTCACCGGGATCGGCGTGGACCGCTGGCTGCGGCTGGCCGACGGCGCGCTCAAGGAGACCGGAGCCCCCGAGGCGTGA
- a CDS encoding tannase/feruloyl esterase family alpha/beta hydrolase, with protein MRRRLLIALAAGVPLAAAVYLPTASAETQTPGASAPLDCRTVPVKAPADSEVESVTAVRQAGGTIKGTGILEGTVTDVPAFCEVIVTLTHPGAGDHVKVKTWLPEQGWNGRFQGLGGSAYAAGDNGVGLATAVKNGYAATTTDAGVGDVLDVGWALNDKGRVDKALLENFASRSQHEAAVVGKAVVAATYAKRADYSYFTGCSTGGRQGYMEAQRYPDDYDGILADAPATNWDEYEVATLWPQVVMNNEKTYLSGCELDAFTDAAVMACDKRDGLVDGLVNDASRCDFDPRRLIGTKVLCEGRELTITAADAAVVRKIWDGPRTASGEKLWPGVPVGADLKGLAGALPDSEGNLKGAPFPVPAHWVQSWVKKDPSFDLSTITYSQFTQLFKQSQAEYDRIIGTDDPDLSAFRKSGGKLLTWHGQADPFIPTQGSVLYRQQVERVMGGTKKVDDFYRLFLAPGTDHCGLNGTDGSADGLSALVDWVERGKAPKTLPATLVNGKGEKFERDLCRYPAVSRYQGHGDPADFRCVSPNHR; from the coding sequence ATGAGACGACGACTCCTGATTGCTCTCGCGGCCGGCGTGCCGCTGGCCGCAGCGGTGTACCTGCCCACCGCATCGGCCGAGACCCAGACCCCCGGCGCCTCCGCGCCGCTCGACTGCCGCACCGTGCCGGTCAAGGCCCCGGCCGACAGCGAGGTCGAGTCCGTGACAGCGGTACGCCAAGCGGGCGGCACCATCAAGGGCACCGGCATCCTCGAAGGCACGGTGACCGACGTCCCGGCCTTCTGCGAGGTGATCGTCACCCTCACCCACCCGGGCGCCGGCGACCACGTGAAGGTGAAGACCTGGCTCCCCGAGCAAGGCTGGAACGGCCGCTTCCAGGGCCTCGGCGGCAGTGCCTACGCCGCCGGTGACAACGGAGTCGGCCTCGCCACCGCGGTCAAGAACGGCTACGCCGCGACCACCACGGACGCCGGAGTCGGCGACGTACTCGACGTCGGCTGGGCGCTGAACGACAAGGGCCGGGTCGACAAGGCCCTGTTGGAGAACTTCGCCTCCCGCTCCCAGCACGAGGCCGCCGTCGTCGGCAAGGCCGTCGTCGCCGCCACCTACGCCAAGCGCGCCGACTACTCGTACTTCACGGGCTGCTCCACCGGTGGACGCCAGGGCTACATGGAGGCCCAGCGCTACCCCGACGACTACGACGGCATCCTCGCCGACGCGCCCGCGACCAACTGGGACGAGTACGAGGTCGCCACGCTGTGGCCGCAGGTCGTAATGAACAACGAGAAGACCTACCTCAGCGGCTGTGAGCTCGACGCGTTCACCGACGCCGCCGTCATGGCCTGCGACAAGCGTGACGGTCTCGTGGACGGCCTCGTCAACGACGCCTCCCGCTGCGACTTCGACCCGCGCCGGCTCATAGGCACCAAGGTGCTGTGCGAGGGCAGGGAACTGACCATCACCGCGGCCGACGCGGCCGTGGTCCGCAAGATCTGGGACGGTCCGCGCACCGCCTCCGGCGAGAAGCTGTGGCCCGGCGTCCCGGTCGGCGCGGACCTCAAGGGCCTGGCCGGCGCCCTCCCCGACAGTGAGGGCAACCTCAAGGGCGCGCCCTTCCCGGTGCCCGCCCACTGGGTCCAGTCCTGGGTGAAGAAGGACCCGTCCTTCGACCTCTCGACGATCACCTACAGCCAGTTCACCCAGCTGTTCAAGCAGTCCCAGGCCGAGTACGACCGGATCATCGGCACCGACGACCCCGACCTGTCCGCCTTCCGCAAGTCCGGCGGCAAACTGCTGACCTGGCACGGCCAGGCCGACCCCTTCATCCCCACCCAGGGCAGCGTGCTCTACCGCCAGCAGGTCGAGCGGGTCATGGGCGGCACCAAGAAGGTCGACGACTTCTACCGCCTCTTCCTCGCCCCCGGCACCGACCACTGCGGCCTCAACGGCACCGACGGATCCGCCGACGGCCTCTCCGCCCTCGTCGACTGGGTCGAGCGGGGCAAGGCCCCCAAGACCCTGCCCGCCACTCTGGTCAACGGCAAGGGCGAGAAGTTCGAGCGTGACCTGTGCCGCTACCCCGCGGTCTCCCGCTACCAGGGCCACGGCGACCCCGCCGACTTCCGCTGCGTCTCCCCGAACCACCGCTGA
- a CDS encoding DUF308 domain-containing protein encodes MSTQTSTPPNGAAADERSSLLRLYLTRGILAVAWALAFARAHEEVDAVAITLLVAYPLIDAVSSLLDHRATPEGAERRVTAFNGAVSTLAAVAVGIAGAGGEAPVLHVFGSWAVISGAAQVIVGLRRRGPEFGKQWPTLISGGLSFVVGIFYNLQAAGGNSSLDVLSVYATGGGVWFIAQAVLLGWKSRQLRTQTA; translated from the coding sequence ATGAGCACGCAGACCTCGACGCCGCCGAACGGAGCGGCCGCGGACGAACGCTCCTCCCTGCTGAGGCTCTACCTCACCCGCGGCATCCTGGCCGTGGCATGGGCCCTGGCGTTCGCCCGCGCCCATGAAGAGGTCGACGCCGTGGCGATCACGCTGCTGGTCGCCTACCCCCTGATCGACGCGGTTTCCTCGCTGCTCGACCACCGGGCGACGCCCGAGGGAGCCGAGCGCCGGGTCACCGCCTTCAACGGAGCAGTCAGCACGCTCGCCGCCGTCGCGGTCGGCATCGCCGGCGCCGGCGGCGAGGCACCGGTGCTGCACGTGTTCGGCTCCTGGGCCGTCATCTCCGGCGCCGCCCAGGTGATCGTCGGCCTGCGCCGCCGCGGCCCTGAGTTCGGCAAGCAGTGGCCCACCCTCATCTCGGGCGGGCTGTCCTTCGTCGTCGGCATCTTCTACAACCTCCAGGCCGCGGGCGGGAACTCCTCGCTCGACGTCCTCTCGGTGTACGCCACGGGCGGCGGCGTGTGGTTCATCGCCCAGGCCGTCCTGCTGGGCTGGAAGTCCAGGCAGCTGCGCACGCAGACTGCCTGA
- a CDS encoding winged helix-turn-helix domain-containing protein, whose amino-acid sequence MRYPQGGGLTPERQQFREELRLQAAERFAQGEASSVIAKDLRVSVRSVQRWRQVWDEGGPRALRSQGPASLPRLSQKQFAQLEAELAKGSAAHGWEDQRWTLSRVKTVIGRRFHLTYTVQGVRKLLVRNGWSCQVPARRAMERDDDAVAGWVKEVWPCAEDSRRPVEPGSCSRTKPVSP is encoded by the coding sequence ATGCGGTATCCACAAGGGGGCGGGCTGACCCCGGAACGGCAGCAGTTCCGCGAGGAGTTGCGGCTCCAGGCGGCCGAGCGGTTCGCCCAGGGCGAGGCAAGCTCGGTGATCGCCAAGGACCTTCGGGTCAGCGTCCGTTCGGTGCAGCGGTGGCGGCAGGTGTGGGATGAGGGCGGTCCGCGGGCTCTGCGGTCCCAGGGGCCGGCGTCGCTGCCGAGGCTGAGCCAGAAGCAGTTTGCCCAGCTGGAGGCGGAGCTGGCCAAGGGGTCTGCCGCGCACGGCTGGGAAGACCAACGCTGGACCCTGAGCCGTGTGAAGACGGTGATCGGCCGGCGCTTCCACCTGACCTACACGGTCCAGGGCGTGCGCAAGCTACTCGTGCGCAACGGCTGGTCCTGTCAGGTGCCGGCTCGACGGGCCATGGAGCGGGACGACGACGCGGTGGCCGGGTGGGTCAAAGAGGTGTGGCCCTGCGCGGAAGACTCGCGGCGGCCCGTGGAGCCTGGCTCGTGTTCGAGGACGAAGCCGGTTTCTCCATGA
- a CDS encoding transposase: MTPPQAKTWSQRGRTPVVRVRGRSRRRISIAALTCYKPGHRSRLIYRPRRDDGQRDGRKSFSWRDYRDLLIAAHQQLGGPIVLVWDNLNVHKAAGLREFAEARDWLTIYYLPPYAPDLNPVEGIWSLLRRGWLSNVAFSTPEHLVQRIRRGLRHIQYRSDLIDGCLAETGLPIKPA, from the coding sequence ATGACGCCGCCGCAGGCCAAGACCTGGTCGCAGCGCGGCCGGACCCCGGTGGTGCGGGTCCGAGGCCGTTCCCGCAGACGGATATCGATCGCCGCGCTGACCTGCTACAAACCCGGCCACCGGTCCCGGCTGATCTACCGGCCACGCAGGGACGACGGCCAACGCGACGGACGCAAGAGCTTCTCCTGGCGCGACTACCGTGACCTGCTGATCGCAGCACACCAGCAACTCGGCGGCCCGATCGTGCTCGTCTGGGACAACCTCAACGTCCACAAAGCCGCCGGCCTGCGCGAGTTCGCCGAGGCCCGGGACTGGCTGACCATCTACTACCTGCCGCCCTACGCACCCGACCTCAACCCCGTCGAAGGGATCTGGTCCCTCCTGCGACGCGGCTGGCTCTCCAACGTCGCCTTCAGCACCCCCGAACACCTCGTCCAGCGCATCCGACGCGGCCTACGGCACATCCAGTACCGCAGCGACCTCATAGACGGCTGCCTCGCCGAGACCGGCCTGCCCATCAAACCCGCCTGA
- a CDS encoding DddA-like double-stranded DNA deaminase toxin, with protein sequence MERFSARRRGLRGLLAAGLLSGLLGGPAAAADEAPTLSPQEVRAQIVDFWHNGGPGVKEAAEQALLGGPEAIQKFLDEAPSIEYDDNRVDTARMAMTGGPGVRQAAKEAMLKSPADLRRFLLYGFRDPLDEDRKVDIARIVTYGGPGVRDAGKAALLGSFADREEFLNSGQYVAQQDDNRVDVARMTNTGGPNVKAAAKVALKGTPEDIVEFLEVGQFTARNRDQVHASIAELTEQAKQAGKQAEDATKQAQEASAKAITAAELAKTAAQNAARETQAAKADSERAAVKAKQAADAARAAASAAQEAIGSANAANRAARRAALAAAQTASAAAAAADAANKAYNAAIAAAGNKDNAEAARGAAATARAAAQLAKDSAAAAEKAGIASAAAGLAAGAAKGASDNADAAAAAAEEANTYADEAGLHSDEARQAAAEARRHATAARAAADRSSALARRAATAAYEARDAANSAATHAENAANFADEAVRQAGNASTYAAQAQKNADAAKTAAEAASAAVKKAREIFDLANQAEADDLTTRTEAAVERARSAKSASDRAISASAASQVQALGLQDTATLLAQEASRPDVDVAATAKKGRELAMQAMKLLGPWHQEAAARALAGTDQDVLDYLRTRWKEAEQHDVRQRVLTLSTQSPYASVRTAAVEILKGTPEQIRGFYTSGQYAVGLDDMKVDVARLTNTGGPGVREAAKAALAEGTGRALAVFLQSAQYAERVDDDKVTAARLATTGGAEVKAAAKIALAGPPDLLHEFVTTGQYMAQRKDDLADHHKNQIEVLLAEGDEVAAKAQENRWKAAQAAALAVKADAEAQDAAAQALQSKNDAAGFAASAKASADKAAASATAAANSAASARSAANRAEADASAAESSAAQAQFSADYARQSAREADKSADEARASAIAAGKSKDQAEAEAKQAWSAVLALREKEEAEARRRAEEDRKRQEQAKPKRICVPHPTRETMAPIMACALDPEHSEIRMPEIDPTLREIVWEVTSLNDIKACITTPTLVGCTMAAAGVLPVGKLKLLTKVDDAIDGIRGMRAGRRATECLVEAAKHSFPAGTKVLMADGTHRAIEKVQVGDLVTATDPATGDTAARPVTRTITTPDDRDFTDVTLSDGSGLTSTDHHPYWVENRKRWVDATDLRVGDALRTPVGTAIQVGRISHWKGLQPAYDLTVEGTHTYYVNTGTTDVLVHNTDGALCEKWVLDAWADLPDTDKTVGYAFADGKRFWKDPIWSGKSGLSDEINKILRESPNFDLEKGGVWAADHVETKLALYMRQGKAPNKMDVVINTNYVCPKDGGNQGCQQAVPALLCVGQTLIVHYPDMPEPMKLEGLATGKDCER encoded by the coding sequence TTGGAGAGGTTTTCCGCGCGTCGGCGTGGTCTGAGAGGGCTGCTCGCGGCCGGCCTGCTCTCGGGCCTGCTGGGTGGACCCGCCGCGGCAGCGGACGAGGCCCCGACCCTGTCGCCGCAGGAAGTCCGGGCGCAGATCGTCGACTTCTGGCACAACGGCGGTCCGGGAGTGAAGGAGGCCGCCGAGCAGGCGCTGCTGGGCGGTCCGGAGGCGATCCAGAAGTTCCTGGACGAGGCCCCGTCCATCGAGTACGACGACAACCGGGTCGATACGGCCCGGATGGCCATGACCGGTGGGCCGGGGGTTCGGCAGGCCGCCAAGGAGGCGATGCTGAAGTCGCCCGCGGACCTGCGGAGGTTCCTCCTCTACGGGTTCCGCGATCCGCTGGACGAGGACCGCAAGGTCGACATCGCGCGGATCGTCACCTACGGGGGCCCGGGCGTACGCGACGCGGGCAAGGCCGCCCTGCTGGGCAGCTTCGCCGACCGCGAGGAGTTCTTGAACTCCGGCCAGTACGTCGCGCAACAGGACGACAACCGGGTGGACGTGGCCCGGATGACGAACACGGGCGGCCCGAACGTCAAGGCGGCGGCGAAGGTCGCGCTGAAGGGCACGCCCGAGGACATCGTCGAGTTCCTGGAGGTCGGGCAGTTCACCGCCCGCAACCGCGACCAGGTCCACGCCTCGATCGCTGAGCTGACCGAGCAGGCCAAGCAGGCCGGCAAGCAGGCCGAGGACGCCACCAAGCAGGCCCAGGAGGCCTCCGCCAAGGCGATCACGGCAGCGGAGCTGGCCAAGACCGCTGCTCAGAACGCCGCGAGGGAGACACAGGCGGCCAAGGCCGACTCCGAGCGCGCCGCGGTCAAGGCCAAGCAGGCCGCCGACGCTGCCCGTGCCGCCGCGTCGGCCGCCCAGGAGGCCATCGGATCGGCCAACGCCGCCAACCGTGCCGCCCGCCGGGCCGCTCTCGCCGCAGCCCAGACCGCGTCGGCGGCCGCCGCGGCCGCCGACGCCGCGAACAAGGCCTACAACGCGGCCATCGCCGCGGCCGGGAACAAGGACAACGCCGAGGCCGCCCGCGGCGCCGCGGCGACCGCACGGGCAGCGGCACAGCTGGCGAAGGACTCCGCCGCCGCGGCCGAGAAGGCCGGTATCGCATCCGCGGCCGCCGGCCTGGCGGCGGGCGCCGCCAAGGGAGCCTCCGACAACGCCGACGCGGCCGCAGCCGCGGCCGAGGAAGCCAACACCTACGCCGACGAGGCGGGCCTGCACTCGGACGAGGCCCGGCAGGCCGCGGCCGAGGCCCGTCGTCACGCGACCGCCGCACGCGCTGCCGCCGACCGCTCCTCTGCCCTGGCACGCCGAGCGGCCACGGCCGCCTACGAGGCGCGCGACGCGGCGAACTCCGCCGCCACGCACGCCGAGAACGCCGCGAACTTCGCTGACGAAGCCGTCCGCCAGGCAGGCAACGCCTCGACGTACGCGGCTCAGGCCCAGAAGAACGCCGACGCGGCCAAGACGGCTGCGGAGGCGGCCTCGGCCGCGGTGAAGAAGGCCCGGGAGATCTTCGACCTTGCCAACCAGGCCGAGGCCGACGATCTGACGACCCGCACCGAGGCCGCCGTCGAGCGCGCCCGCTCGGCGAAGTCCGCGAGCGACCGGGCCATCTCGGCCTCCGCCGCCTCCCAGGTCCAGGCGCTGGGCCTGCAGGACACGGCCACCCTTCTCGCGCAGGAGGCGAGCCGGCCGGACGTCGATGTCGCCGCGACCGCCAAGAAGGGCCGCGAGCTGGCCATGCAGGCGATGAAGCTGCTGGGCCCCTGGCACCAGGAAGCCGCCGCCCGCGCGCTCGCCGGCACCGACCAGGACGTCCTGGACTACCTGCGCACCCGCTGGAAGGAAGCCGAACAGCACGACGTCCGCCAGCGCGTACTCACCCTCTCCACCCAGAGCCCGTACGCCTCCGTGCGCACCGCTGCGGTCGAGATCCTCAAGGGCACGCCCGAGCAGATCCGCGGCTTCTACACCAGCGGTCAGTACGCCGTCGGCCTCGACGACATGAAGGTCGACGTCGCCCGGCTCACCAACACCGGCGGCCCCGGTGTCAGGGAGGCGGCCAAGGCCGCCCTCGCCGAGGGCACCGGCAGGGCCCTGGCGGTCTTCCTGCAATCCGCTCAGTACGCCGAGCGCGTCGACGACGACAAGGTCACCGCCGCGCGTCTTGCCACCACCGGAGGCGCGGAGGTCAAGGCGGCCGCCAAGATCGCCCTGGCCGGCCCGCCCGACCTGCTGCACGAGTTCGTCACCACCGGCCAGTACATGGCCCAGCGCAAGGACGACCTCGCCGACCACCACAAGAACCAGATCGAGGTCCTCCTCGCCGAAGGCGACGAAGTCGCCGCGAAGGCGCAGGAGAACCGCTGGAAGGCGGCTCAGGCCGCCGCGCTGGCCGTGAAGGCCGATGCCGAGGCCCAAGACGCCGCGGCCCAGGCGCTGCAGTCCAAGAACGATGCCGCCGGGTTCGCCGCTTCCGCGAAGGCCTCGGCCGACAAGGCCGCCGCAAGCGCGACCGCGGCCGCGAACTCCGCCGCCTCGGCGCGCAGCGCTGCCAACCGCGCCGAAGCCGACGCCTCGGCAGCAGAGAGTTCCGCAGCTCAGGCCCAGTTCTCCGCGGACTACGCCCGCCAGTCCGCGCGCGAGGCGGACAAGTCGGCTGACGAGGCGCGTGCCTCCGCGATCGCGGCCGGCAAGAGCAAGGACCAGGCCGAGGCCGAGGCCAAGCAGGCCTGGAGCGCGGTCCTGGCTCTGCGGGAGAAAGAGGAGGCCGAGGCCCGCCGCCGGGCCGAGGAAGACCGCAAGAGGCAGGAGCAAGCCAAACCCAAGCGGATCTGCGTCCCGCACCCCACCCGCGAGACCATGGCACCGATCATGGCCTGCGCGCTGGATCCGGAGCACTCCGAGATCCGCATGCCGGAGATCGACCCCACCCTCCGCGAGATCGTGTGGGAGGTCACCAGCCTCAACGACATCAAGGCCTGTATCACCACCCCCACACTTGTCGGCTGCACCATGGCCGCGGCCGGAGTCCTGCCGGTCGGCAAGCTGAAGCTGCTGACCAAGGTCGACGACGCGATCGACGGCATCAGAGGCATGCGGGCCGGACGCCGCGCCACCGAATGCCTCGTGGAAGCCGCCAAGCACAGCTTCCCCGCCGGCACCAAGGTGCTCATGGCCGACGGCACCCACCGGGCCATCGAGAAGGTCCAGGTCGGTGACCTCGTCACCGCTACCGACCCCGCCACCGGGGACACCGCGGCCCGGCCGGTCACCCGCACCATCACCACCCCCGACGACCGCGACTTCACCGACGTCACGCTGTCGGACGGCTCCGGCCTGACCTCCACCGATCACCACCCGTACTGGGTGGAGAACCGCAAGCGCTGGGTGGACGCCACCGACCTTCGCGTCGGCGACGCCTTGCGGACCCCGGTCGGCACGGCGATCCAGGTCGGCCGGATCAGCCACTGGAAGGGCCTTCAGCCCGCCTACGACCTCACCGTCGAAGGCACCCACACCTACTACGTCAACACCGGCACCACGGACGTCCTGGTCCACAACACCGACGGCGCTCTCTGCGAGAAGTGGGTGCTCGACGCATGGGCGGACCTGCCTGACACGGACAAGACCGTCGGGTACGCCTTCGCCGACGGCAAGCGGTTCTGGAAGGATCCCATCTGGAGCGGCAAGAGCGGCCTCTCCGACGAGATCAACAAAATTCTTCGCGAGTCACCGAATTTCGATCTCGAAAAGGGTGGCGTCTGGGCGGCCGACCACGTGGAGACGAAGCTTGCTCTCTACATGCGCCAGGGGAAAGCCCCGAACAAAATGGACGTCGTCATCAACACCAACTATGTCTGCCCGAAGGACGGAGGAAACCAGGGATGCCAACAGGCCGTTCCCGCACTCCTCTGCGTGGGACAGACGCTGATCGTCCACTACCCCGACATGCCGGAACCCATGAAGCTGGAGGGTCTCGCGACCGGAAAGGACTGCGAGAGGTAA